ATCCACTAATTGGATCTGAAAATTATGGTATTTGGAGCAGGGCAATGAAGATTGCGCTGCACGCTAAGAACAAGCTCGGATTTGTGGATGGTACTTGCCGAAAGCCAGCTGCCAATTCTCCATCTCTATATCAATGGGAGCGTTGCAATGCAGTTGTTTTATCATGGATTTTCTCGTCTGTATCCAAGGAAATCTTCTGTGGTCTTGTATATGCAAAAGAAGCTTCCAGTGTTTGGGCAGATTTGAAGGAGCGCTTCGACAAGATCTGTGGTTCACGCATCTATGCTATTCACCGTGATATTGTTCGACTGTCACAAGGATCGGGCACTATTTCCGTCTATTTCTCGAAGCTTAAGCAGCTGTGGGATGAGCTAGCCTCGTTGGTGACTTCTCCTTCCTGTGAATGTCCTACCTCAAGATCTTATGTTGAATACGAGCAACAACAGCGGTTAATACAATTTCTTATGGGGCTCAATGATAGTTATGGTACAATTCGAAGTCAGATTCTCCTCATGAATCCACTTCCCTCTGTGAGTCAAGCGTATTCTCTTATTAGTCAAGAAGAATCACATAGACATGTGATGACTTTTCAACCCATATCTGATGCTCCTACAACAGCTTTTTACTCCTCCAAGCCCTCAGACATCATTAAGTGTGATCACTGTTTAATTCCGGGGCATATGAAGGAAAATTGCTTCCGATTGATAGGTTA
This is a stretch of genomic DNA from Primulina huaijiensis isolate GDHJ02 unplaced genomic scaffold, ASM1229523v2 scaffold205089, whole genome shotgun sequence. It encodes these proteins:
- the LOC140966336 gene encoding uncharacterized protein, with protein sequence MAAQISNFSFNDPLYLHPSDAPGISLVVDPLIGSENYGIWSRAMKIALHAKNKLGFVDGTCRKPAANSPSLYQWERCNAVVLSWIFSSVSKEIFCGLVYAKEASSVWADLKERFDKICGSRIYAIHRDIVRLSQGSGTISVYFSKLKQLWDELASLVTSPSCECPTSRSYVEYEQQQRLIQFLMGLNDSYGTIRSQILLMNPLPSVSQAYSLISQEESHRHVMTFQPISDAPTTAFYSSKPSDIIKCDHCLIPGHMKENCFRLIGYPPGHKLHKRFPQTKGTKGVSKAQRVSAHNTISDSSVATTDASHVLGVTFTPAQYAQILRLLENSTVNQEHSANLAGTVTSLMSISAAHDWILDSGAN